The following coding sequences lie in one Rhinolophus ferrumequinum isolate MPI-CBG mRhiFer1 chromosome 14, mRhiFer1_v1.p, whole genome shotgun sequence genomic window:
- the RPS20 gene encoding 40S ribosomal protein S20, protein MAFKDTGKTPVEPEVAIHRIRITLTSRNVKSLEKVCADLIRGAKEKNLKVKGPVRMPTKTLRITTRKTPCGEGSKTWDRFQMRIHKRLIDLHSPSEIVKQITSISIEPGVEVEVTIADA, encoded by the exons ATG GCTTTTAAAGATACCGGCAAGACACCCGTGGAACCAGAGGTGGCGATTCACCGAATTAGAATTACTCTAACCAGCCGCAACGTAAAATCCTTGGAGAAGG TGTGTGCTGACTTGATCAGAGgcgcaaaggaaaaaaatctcaaagtaaaAGGACCAGTTCGGATGCCCACCAAG ACTCTGAGAATCACTACAAGAAAAACTCCTTGTGGTGAAGGTTCTAAGACTTGGGATCGCTTTCAGATGAGGATCCACAAGCGACTGATTGACTTGCACAGTCCTTCTGAGATTGTTAAGCAGATTACTTCCATCAGTATTGAGCCAGGAGTCGAGGTTGAAGTCACCATTGCAGATGCTTAA